A single window of Rhipicephalus microplus isolate Deutch F79 chromosome 5, USDA_Rmic, whole genome shotgun sequence DNA harbors:
- the LOC142817551 gene encoding palmitoyltransferase ZDHHC2-like → MLPSVDRPGTLIENGSDARGGSFTKPRPLTWLPVLLVSALISCPYYAYVQVFCRPIVAEESTAKAVTFGAGFHLLLSMCIWSYAKTTATAIPDVPPAYLLSVDQEQVLANCQNERTWHGLLEMLASQKGVFTRGPDGSARYCVLCHLLKPDRCHHCSMCRRCIMKMDHHCPWFNNCVCFSTYKFFLLTLFYTVALCLYGLATLTAHLVEWWSDAWLRKPCAFHVVFLVVVGTMLAVALGSFFVMHLFMASKNETTLERLRDATFKELRDSFDLGNRYENFVEVFGPRKSLWMIPAFTSVGDGVRFPTRLHST, encoded by the exons ATGCTGCCATCGGTCGACCGGCCAGGTACTCTCATCGAGAACGGTAGCGACGCCCGTGGGGGGAGCTTCACAAAGCCCCGTCCGCTCACCTGGCTTCCCGTGTTGCTGGTGTCGGCGCTGATTTCCTGTCCCTACTACGCCTATGTTCAAGTTTTCTGCCGGCCTATTGTCGCAGAGGAGAGCACAGCCAAGGCCGTTACGTTCGGCGCTGGATTTCATCTGCTACTGTCCATGTGCATCTG GTCGTACGCAAAGACGACGGCGACGGCGATTCCTGACGTTCCACCAGCGTACCTGTTGAGCGTGGACCAGGAGCAGGTTCTGGCCAACTGTCAAAACGAGCGCACGTGGCATGGTCTGCTCGAGATGCTGGCATCGCAGAAAGGCGTGTTCACTAGGGGGCCAGACGGGTCCGCGCGTTACTGCGTGTTATGCCATCTCCTCAAGCCGGACAGATGCCACCACTGCTCCATGTGCCGAAG ATGCATCATGAAAATGGACCATCACTGTCCGTGGTTCAACAACTGCGTCTGCTTCAGCACCTACAAGTTCTTTTTGCTCACTCTCTTCTACACGGTTGCACTGTGCCTATACGGCTTGGCCACCCTGACAGCCCACTTGGTTGAATGGTGGTCGGACGCGTGGCTTCGGAAGCCGTGCGCTTTCCACGTGGTCTTCCTCGTGGTCGTGGGCACTATGCTGGCCGTCGCTCTCGGCTCCTTTTTCGTCATGCACCTTTTCATGGCGTCAAAGAACGAGACGACGCTCGAGAGGCTGCGCGACGCGACGTTTAAAGAACTCAGGGACTCGTTCGATCTCGGAAACCGCTACGAGAACTTCGTAGAGGTGTTCGGTCCGCGAAAATCACTTTGGATGATTCCCGCATTCACGAGTGTTGGCGACGGCGTCCGTTTCCCGACCAGGCTGCATTCCACGTGA